A genomic window from Nicotiana sylvestris chromosome 11, ASM39365v2, whole genome shotgun sequence includes:
- the LOC104237121 gene encoding uncharacterized protein: MANQQDLAVHFPAQIIRKKKNGGQQTKEELEKEVAELRKMLNHEQKVHEFLEKVYQRKDGSSFSIPNYLPPKMKELFAELAMVENEIAKLESQISQLQCDVNKEKEINITEKAKSKQFVAKMKQSQQQGIINSPHNISSSLPPNPNKFKGLNDQKLPFETKALHFISKAIKGDYGLNDFRINEKIIMKSKVNITDQEENQLHQEVRTFGERISRKSGMIKTPSPLRESRNPTPRRERNAEIPKFMSAPTHELQPKVMTSPLHTEEDTIHRWPPNKLSENIMKCLIFIFIRLLRTSRAMELEKSGPIARSSNFSLSFRAEQNLNSKTSLLIQKDSRQQDPYGIFDSEESIPRDIGPYKNLVRFAKSSMEAKCISTSNSIPLFQKLKLMMNSLQTVDLRLLTYQQKLAFWINIYNACIMHGFLQHGVPSSSNPEKFLSLMNKATLNIGGNTINAHAIEHFILRKPVNSPAKEVNRKGEKEDKETIVRGLHGLESFDPNIMFALCCGTRSSPAVKIYTSDGVTAELEKSKLEYLQASLIVTSTKKIAIPELLLRNMNDFAQDLDSLVDWICQQLPTSGSLRKSIVDCFRGVNGGKVSTIVEKIPYDFEFQYLLSV; this comes from the exons ATGGCAAATCAACAAGATTTGGCAGTTCATTTTCCAGCCCAGATTATT agaaagaagaaaaatggtGGACAACAAACGAAAGAGGAACTTGAAAAGGAG GTTGCTGAGCTTAGGAAAATGTTGAATCATGAACAAAAAGTACATGAATTTCTGGAGAAGGTTTATCAGCGAAAGGATGGTTCATCTTTCAGTATTCCAAATTATCTTCCTCCTAAG ATGAAGGAGCTATTTGCAGAACTAGCCATGGTTGAAAATGAAATAGCTAAGTTGGAAAGCCAAATCAGCCAGCTACAATGTGATGTGAATAAGGAGAAGGAAATCAACATTACTGAAAAAGCGAAGTCCAAACAATTTGTAGCAAAGATGAAACAATCTCAACAACAAGGAATTATCAACAGTCCTCATAATATATCTTCATCACTTCCACCAAATCCAAACAAATTCAAAGGGCTAAATGATCAAAAGTTGCCATTTGAGACTAAGGCTTTGCATTTCATTAGCAAAGCTATAAAAGGTGATTATGGTCTTAATGATTTCAGAATCAATGAGAAAATAATTATGAAGTCAAAAGTCAATATTACTGATCAGGAGGAAAATCAACTACATCAAGAAGTTCGAACATTTGGTGAAAGAATTTCAAGGAAAAGTGGGATGATTAAAACTCCCTCTCCTCTAAGAGAATCAAGAAATCCAACTCCAAGA AGAGAACGTAACGCAGAAATCCCAAAGTTTATGTCTGCTCCAACACACGAACTTCAGCCAAAAGTAATGACAAGTCCACTTCACACAGAAGAAGACACAATACATAGATGGCCACCAAATAAATTATCTGAAAACATTATGAAATGTTTGATATTTATTTTTATAAGGTTGCTTAGAACATCAAGAGCAATGGAGTTAGAGAAATCAGGTCCTATTGCTAGGTCAAGCAATTTCTCTTTAAGTTTCAGAGCTGAACAAAATTTGAACTCGAAAACAAGCCTATTGATACAGAAAGATTCAAGACAACAAGATCCTTATGGTATTTTTGATTCAGAAGAATCTATTCCAAGAGATATTGGCCCTTATAAGAATTTGGTTAGATTTGCAAAAAGTTCTATGGAGGCAAAATGCATCTCGACTTCTAATTCCATCCCTCTATTTCAAAAGCTCAA GCTTATGATGAACAGTTTACAAACTGTAGATTTAAGACTGCTGACTTACCAACAGAAGCTAGCATTTTGGATCAACATATACAACGCTTGTATCATGCAT GGATTTCTTCAACATGGAGTTCCTTCCAGTTCTAATCCTGAAAAGTTTCTGTCACTTATGAACAAG GCAACTCTAAACATTGGTGGCAATACGATAAATGCACATGCCATCGAACATTTTATCTTGAGAAAACCAGTAAATTCACCTGCAAAAGAG GTCAATCGAAAAGGTGAAAAAGAGGATAAAGAAACTATAGTTCGTGGACTACATGGACTTGAATCATTCGATCCAAATATCATGTTTGCCTTATGTTGTGGCACACGTTCTTCTCCAGCA GTGAAGATATATACAAGTGATGGAGTTACAGCTGAGTTAGAAAAATCGAAGTTAGAATATTTACAAGCTTCACTAATTGTAACAAGCACAAAGAAAATAGCTATACCAGAGCTTCTGCTAAGAAATATGAATGACTTTGCCCAAGATTTGGACTCATTAGTAGACTGGATTTGCCAACAATTACCTACATCAGGTTCATTGAGGAAATCCATTGTTGATTGTTTCAGAGGTGTTAATGGAGGCAAAGTGTCCACCATTGTTGAGAAGATTCCTTATGATTTTGAGTTTCAATATCTGTTATCGGTATAA